A stretch of DNA from Triticum dicoccoides isolate Atlit2015 ecotype Zavitan chromosome 2A, WEW_v2.0, whole genome shotgun sequence:
ATTCACAGCACTATGGCGTTGTCAACGAACGGCTGCGATTATTTCGTAAGATACTTGGTGCTAATCTAAATACAAAATTGTGTTTTTATACATCTGCTCCTTTGGAAGCTTCCTTGATGTTTTAGAAAAGAAGCAAAGATGTCTTAGTGTGTGCTACAGTTAAGGATCTGGCTCTAGAGGTGTACGCAACTTTCACTGATTGTTTGTTAATTGGGTGAAACTTGTAGCATGTGGAAACCGCCCTGTCTCAGGAACTGTGCATCCAGGCTGGTGACGCTCTGGATTTGGCTAAAAATATCGTGGTAATTTCATATTTTTCCGCAACTCTCTTATAACTACTTGGTGTGTACCTTTTTTTCCTTTCATTGTGTCCTCGCAGTTAACTATTTTTCGTGCGTTCAGTATAGTGCATCTTACAGGCTCAAGCGGCCAAGTGAAATTTCCGTGAATACAACGGAGCAGGTACTTAATCTTTTTTGTATCCATAAGGAAATGTTTTTATGTGTCTAGGAGTAAATTGCTTGTGGGGTCCTTGAACTTTCAATAATGTATTACAAAAGTGCATGCTTTAGCATTATATTTTGATTAAGGATGGGTCATTTCTGTACTCTGTTTTTTCCCTCTGCTATATGCATTGAATTACTCACGATTTCACAAAACACAGATGGTTCGGATCTATGCTTCCACCTTCATGAAAACCGCCGAGGACGTCTACCATGGGAAGACCAACACGGCAACCCTCTGTTATTATCTCGACGCTCTCGGAGGTTTGGCTGCGATCAGCCACATCTTATTCGTCGACACTCTAGACGCCGTGAACGATGTACTGCTCGAAGACGGTAAACCGAAGCACAGCCCCGACGTCGACGCAGAGGCTGCTTACCGCAGGTTTGAGCAGAAACTGTCTCTTCCGGAGCGGAAGGTTTGGGCGAGGGGTTTACTGTTCAAACCATGCGAGGTACGTACAGATATCTACATCTAGTTATGAAACAAGCCATTCGATCGCTCCAGGCCTTCTATTTTATTCCCCAAACGCATGTCGCTCTGAATGCCCGGGTTCCGCGCTTCttattgctgctgctgttgttatcCCCTGCAGATTCTGGAGCAGATAGTCTGCCCTGCGACGAAGCACACGAGGCAATTCATTGCACAGATGATTCGGCTGCGCAAGGATGCGCTGAACCAAGTCCCAGGTACGCTGGCTGTTTTTATTATTCTCGAGATATCGAGCCTGGACTGGAGAGTTTCTTCGTGATTTGGTGGCAATGTCGTCGCTGATTTTCATCCTCTCTTCCATTGTCGCAGATGAGCACAAAATTCGATCGGACCGGCTCTGACGAGAACTATGTTAGTACTACATGCTAAGCTTAGATGCATGTATTGTTTCAGAAGGAATGGTGTGCCAGTGATCAGATCATGTGCTAAGGCCTGTGTAACCTCTATTCAGCGCCTCCGTTATGCCGGATTTCTCTTGAATTGTCGTAGTTTCATACAGTATATCCTTCTGTTGGGGAATTATGTGTTAAGTATACTACTTAAGATTACTTTtcggatttgtgtgattaatcgagTATGCCCTTTTATATTATTTATTAAGTACTCCCTCCTCCCCCAATATGTTGGGCGTATTAGAATTGAGCACGAAAATTAGCGCATCCTCCGTTACAGTTTGCTTGCAATGGAATCAGCAATCTGAAGAGAACAGGGGTGCACTGGGCTGGTCTTTTTGCTTCCTCGCACGGTTGCTGTCCTCCAATATGTTGGTGGTTACTGTCTGAGGACACAACGGGGATTTCTTTAGTTagttgtatgtatgtatatatatatagcccCTCCAAGGAGTGGACACATGCTTTTATTTCATAAAATTTGATGTAGAAGTTTGAAAAAATCATggtgggtagggggcgccccctagagGGTACACAAGTTCCTTTGCCTCTGCGCCCCTCTCTAGTTCAATTTGATCAGACTAGATCCTAATCCTCGTAACAGAGAAGCCACATGAGGTTCTCTTCTCCCTCCTTTAATTTCCCGGTGCCGATTAGCTCTGGAtggcgaagcgctgccggatcatgAAGCTTGTACGCTTGCAAtttgtagagaggtcgtgctttcggtcttttGTTTGAAGGATCGTCGTGGACGGTTCGAGGGACTTCAAGAACGATCTACACCAACTCTTCTTTCAATGCAACTCAAAGTTGGTTGATTTGATCCAAATCCGTGTTCCTCAAATCGTGATCGCAagacatttttgttttgttttctactacgttttccAACACCGAAAATATTTGCCATTGTGGTTAAGGCTCTGGAATCGGAAAGGGAAGGGGTGATTGCGCCGGGGCAAGGGAGATGAAGGAATGGTAAAAGATGATTCACCTTGACTCTAGctttactagtagaatgcccgtgcgttgccacgggcattTTAAAAATCTGTCCTGTTCATCATGACCATGTTCTGCTGCAAAAAAAAGGTTTATGGATATATGATATTCATCACTGCAATTAATGCTACTAAATTTCCTGATCCATCAAACCATGGTAATGAATCTGAGTTCAATGCCCATGCGTTGCCACGTGCTAACAAAGTCTACAAAGAAAAATGTTGTGTGACATTGGAGTCATTGACTATCCACATGGGATGATACTTCATGGTCGTCATGTGGTAGACAATTGTGTCTCATTATTGCCTTCCTCTCCTCCATTTTCTCGGCCTCATGTGGTAGACAAATGTGTCTCATTATCGCCTTCCTCTCCTCCATTTTCTCGGCCTCATGTGGTAGACAAATGTGTCTCATTATCGCCTTCCTCTCCTCCATCTTCTCGGCCACCACGTGACAATTTGCttccttcctcccactgtccaccaaTCCGTGTTTTCTCCCCCCTACCTTGCACAGTTATACTAAGAATCTTGTTCAACTCCAAACAATCTTGTCCATTTGGCCATCTCATAGATTATAGATGACTCACACATGTCGGTTATTCCAATATTGTGACATTGGCAGAATCAACGCACTAAACATGTGATTGTGACCGGGCCTGGTTAGCAGTTGAAACATGCCTAAGATAAAGAAATGTTTACTCAAAACAGATATTTCCAGGGATAATTTTTTGAAGGAAAGGGAGATATTTGGGTTCATCCCAAATTACCGCATATATCTTATGGAACAAATTTCATCAACTCGGCTTCTAAAATAGGACTTCTTATTTGAGGAACATAGAGTTGAGAAATAATAGAAAAACGATGTTATATATACTCCATGATGGCCTTTCTTTTTATGGCTACAATAGTTCTGTGAAGCAAATAGTGAAGCCTGAATAGCATGAGATTATTCCTTTTAAAAGGTAAGTCACATGACACCTAGAAATATATTtttccttcctcttggacacagaaTAAGCCAGGTCATTGTATATTGAGGAAATAAACTAATATAACTACAAACAATAACCTTCTCCTTTGCACAACAATCAATATTAATATATCGTTATGACATTATGCTAACAGGGTCTTGGGGGTGGCTGCCGCCCATGCGTCACCCCAACAGGAGCCTCCCCGGTGCAGCCTTGGACTTGGCTGCCTCATGCAGCACAACCGCCTCATTGCCGCCCCACCTCGCGCCACCGCATATATCTTATTAGGTTAGCACCGATCGCGTCAAACATGTACCATTAGGATCCGCACGCACATCAGACGCTATTGTCGATTTTATACCTTCTTCCTCTCCAACTATCTTCTCATCTTCGCATTTCTAATCCAAACTCGCCATCGTCGTTGATGGCGCAGCCGGCTCGCAACCTGCCA
This window harbors:
- the LOC119353378 gene encoding uncharacterized protein LOC119353378, with the protein product MITGELSMAALLPCARVALAPSVSVAGSIGSSSLRWTLPVPSLRRRGSPTLKHVVRASKGAADQPDPPADPEGDGGDEEENPKMVNAEEIYAELEKFKEEYAAKKGLPYKKRDVTDEMFYNEKWKIYKYIQEMISSNPSILHVETALSQELCIQAGDALDLAKNIVYSASYRLKRPSEISVNTTEQMVRIYASTFMKTAEDVYHGKTNTATLCYYLDALGGLAAISHILFVDTLDAVNDVLLEDGKPKHSPDVDAEAAYRRFEQKLSLPERKVWARGLLFKPCEILEQIVCPATKHTRQFIAQMIRLRKDALNQVPDEHKIRSDRL